From Scleropages formosus chromosome 9, fSclFor1.1, whole genome shotgun sequence, one genomic window encodes:
- the cdc34a gene encoding cell division cycle 34 homolog a yields MAQHGHHHVASSQKALMLEMKSLQEEPVEGFKITLVDESDLYNWEVAIFGPPNTHYEGGYFKARIKFPIDYPYSPPAFRFLTKMWHPNIYENGDVCISILHPPVDDPQSGELPSERWNPTQNVRTILLSVISLLNEPNTFSPANVDASVMYRKWRDSKGKDREYTEIIRKQVLATKAEAERDGVKVPTTLAEYCVRTRAPPPDEGSTLFYDDYYDDEDLEDEEEEEDCCYDEDDSGTEES; encoded by the exons ATGGCTCAGCATGGACACCACCATGTAGCGAGTTCGCAGAAAGCGCTGATGCTGGAGATGAAAAGTCTGCAGGAGGAGCCGGTGGAGGGCTTTAAGATCACACTGGTGGACGAGTCGGACCTGTACAACTGGGAGGTGGCGATCTTCGGGCCGCCGAACACGCACTACGAGGGCGGCTATTTCAAG GCACGTATCAAGTTCCCCATCGATTACCCGTACTCCCCACCTGCGTTCAGGTTTCTCACTAAAATGTGGCACCCTAACATCTACGAG AATGGGGATGTTTGCATTTCCATCCTACACCCCCCTGTGGATGACCCTCAGAGCGGAGAGCTGCCTTCTGAAAGATggaaccccacacagaatgTCAG gacCATCCTACTGAGTGTAATATCCTTGCTCAACGAGCCCAACACCTTCTCTCCAGCCAATGTTGATGCCTCCGTCATGTACCGTAAATGGAGGGATAGCAAGGGCAAGGACCGGGAATACACAGAGATCATCAG gaAGCAGGTCCTGGCCACCAAAGCAGAGGCAGAGAGGGATGGGGTGAAGGTGCCCACCACACTGGCGGAGTACTGTGTCCGTACCCGTGCACCCCCACCTGATGAGGGCTCCACCCTCTTCTACGATGACTATTATGATGATGAGGAcctggaggatgaggaggaggaagaggactgCTGCTATGATGAGGATGACTCTGGCACAGAGGAGTCCTGA